A DNA window from Arachis duranensis cultivar V14167 chromosome 3, aradu.V14167.gnm2.J7QH, whole genome shotgun sequence contains the following coding sequences:
- the LOC107478564 gene encoding uncharacterized protein LOC107478564 produces MDPCPFLRLTIDSLALKLPSPTKPSPLSGVHPSTTPCFCTIHAKSLPSQTALLPLSSNSPPEITTSAPSFHLDSTALRRLSAKPLPITISVYNGRMSHTCGLSAAKLLGRVVVTVDLANALSRPMTFHTGWLKLAKNRHREENKPWARLHVVVRSEPDPRFVFQFGGEPECSPVVFQIQGNIRQPVFSCKFSADRNHRSRSLPSDFNSNNPRRWRRSLTGDRERQNRDRKGWMVTIHDLSGSPVAAASMITPFVPSPGSDRVSRSNPGAWLILRPNGASVSGWKPWGRLEAWRERGPVDGLGYKVELFSESGPANGIPIAEGTMSVKKGGQFCIDYKVMKDSGLGSRLPGDGFVMSSSVDGEGKVSKPVVQVGAHHVKCMPDAALFIALSAAIDLSMDACTLFSHKLRKELSHHAQDSFFS; encoded by the exons ATGGATCCGTGCCCATTCTTACGCCTCACCATTGATTCACTCGCTCTCAAGCTTCCTTCTCCCACCAAACCCTCTCCCCTCTCCGGCGTCCACCCTTCCACCACCCCTTGCTTCTGCACCATTCACGCCAAGTCCCTCCCTTCTCAAACCGCCCTCCTCCCTCTCTCTTCAAACTCTCCCCCCGAAATCACCACCTCTGCCCCCTCCTTCCACCTCGACTCCACCGCTCTCCGCCGCCTCTCCGCCAAGCCCCTCCCAATCACCATCTCCGTCTACAATGGGCGGATGTCCCACACCTGCGGGCTCAGCGCCGCCAAGCTCCTCGGTCGCGTGGTTGTCACCGTTGACCTTGCCAATGCACTGTCTCGCCCCATGACCTTCCACACTGGCTGGCTCAAGCTGGCCAAGAATAGGCATCGAGAGGAGAACAAGCCATGGGCCCGGCTTCACGTGGTTGTCCGCTCTGAACCGGACCCCCGGTTCGTGTTCCAGTTCGGGGGCGAACCGGAGTGTAGCCCGGTGGTTTTCCAGATTCAGGGGAACATCAGGCAACCCGTTTTCAGTTGCAAGTTCAGTGCCGATCGCAACCACCGATCcag GTCTCTTCCCTCGGATTTTAACAGCAATAATCCCCGTAGATGGAGAAGATCCTTAACCGGTGATAGAGAACGTCAAAATAGGGACAGAAAAGGTTGGATGGTCACTATTCACGATCTCTCTGGCTCACCAGTGGCTGCAGCTTCTATGATCACTCCATTTGTCCCTTCCCCTGGCTCAGACCGCGTATCGCGATCGAACCCTGGCGCCTGGCTCATCCTCCGGCCTAATGGGGCATCGGTGAGTGGCTGGAAGCCATGGGGCCGTCTAGAGGCATGGCGAGAAAGAGGCCCTGTGGATGGCTTGGGCTACAAGGTTGAGCTGTTCTCAGAGAGTGGACCTGCCAATGGAATCCCCATTGCGGAGGGCACAATGAGTGTCAAAAAGGGTGGCCAATTCTGCATTGATTACAAAGTGATGAAGGATTCTGGCTTGGGTTCGAGGTTACCAGGGGACGGCTTCGTGATGAGTTCAAGCGTGGACGGCGAAGGCAAAGTTAGCAAGCCTGTTGTGCAAGTTGGGGCACACCATGTGAAATGCATGCCTGATGCCGCTTTGTTCATTGCTCTCTCTGCTGCCATTGATCTTAGCATGGATGCCTGCACCCTCTTCTCACATAAACTCAGAAAAGAGCTCTCTCATCATGCCCAAGATTCCTTCTTCTCATAG